The genomic segment CTGCTATCTTAATCTGTTTAGAAATTCAGATTCATTGTAAACATCGAGACCATCGTGATGGCAATGCGAACAGCGCGACAGAGGAGCCAGCTGCCAACCTGCTACTATGAGGGATACCTGGAGAAGAGGTCGTTCGAAGATAAGGTAGTTTATTAGATTGTTTTTATGTGAGAGAcaagtttgtcttttttgtatGCAACAGGTGAAATGGACTGCCAACAGTTCTAATTCTTATGACTCTTTTGTCTGGGTCTAAGTTTGTTTTtaatcggtgtgtgtgtgtgtgtgtgtgtgtgtgtgtgtgtgtgtgtgtgtgtgtgtgtgtgtgtgtgtgtgtgtgtgttaactttGCATGTCGCATTAGAAAGGGTTTAGCCATTCTTGTGAATAACAGTGGCCCAAAAGTCCTACTGAAAAACTGAAGGAGTAGCCTAAACATTTACTTTGAAGATGTCACAAGAAAGAAACTATCATGATACATTTCAAGTGAGTATTTGTCTCCTCAGTTTATCCAGAGGACTTTAGGGGGGCTGAGTGAATACTCTACACAATATGGGCCCTTCATCTCTGTGGGGAGAAATACGATaaaaggaaaatatgcgataacgttgttgaatatcgcagtaccgatattacttgcgataaacacatattaaaaatgtactcagttctgcctttttgctgctttcagtataaTGCTTTAATACAACAAATAgctttttgaataaaaaaaagaagaggccccatttaaaaaaaaaaaaactaacattttaaagtgcagttttctattGATACTCTCTGTCAACTAACTAAAGAAAAACCTTAGTGTCTTTTGAGATGTGTTGCAGTCCttcgcaatgtgtttattgcgtaAGTTGATATCCCGATGACAATAATATAGCCTTAGTCATCTCCAAGTCCTGTGAAGATGGGGTggatgtacagttgtgttcaaaataatagtccaacatcactaacctcataattttttttggtagaagtgatatttctacatggcaaataatttactagtaagtgttgtagagtcatagtaaaccaacagacccaacagtcatgacatgcatgctgctcattctgtgtaattgaatctgtaattgaaagggtcatgttcaaaataatagcagtgttgtgttcacttagtgaggtgattgattctgtgaagaaacaggtgtcaattatggcccatatttaaggaaggaaggaagcatatgttgtgcatgctggttatagtacatttcacactgaaatactcagcaaaatgggtcgttccagatattgctctgaggaacagtggactttgattaaaaagttgattggagaggggaaaacatataaagaagtgcagaaaattataggctgctcagccaaaatgatttcaaatggcatccaaagcctgaacgacgtgggaaaaaaccgTCAACTACCATTCAAATGGATCAAAGAATAGCCAACATGGCAAagtctcaaccaatgatcagctccaggaaaatcaaagaagacttaaagttacctgtgagtactgttacgatcagaagaagcaaagctatcagctagaagcccccgcaaagtcccattgctgaaaaaaagacgtactgaataggttgaaatttgccaaaggacacattgactggccaaaggagaaatggggcaacattctgtggactgatgagagcaaaattgttctttttgggtctaagggccgcagacagtttgtccgacgacccccatgcactgacttcaagccacagtacactgtgaagacagtaaagcatggtatggggatgtttctcatactgtggtgttgggcctatttatcacataccagtgatcatggatcagtttcaatacatcaaaacacttgaagaggtcatgttgccttatgctgaagaggaaatgcctttgaaatgggtctttcaacaagacaatgacccaaaacacaccagtaagcgagcaaagtcttggttccagatgaacaagactgatgttatggagtggccagcccacccccagacctcaatcccatagaaaacttgtggggtgacatcaaaaatgctgtttctgaggcaaaacccagtaatgcagaggaattgtggaatgtagttcaattgtcctgggctggaatacctgttcacaggtgtcagaagttggtcgactccatgcaacacagatgtgaagcagttctcagaaataatggttatgcaactaattATTAGTGCactgattcaaagtaaagcaaacccttgagacatttttcagttcatacagtaaatgtttgagtttgtaaagaaaaatgcaaatactgcttgAACAGCCTAatgttcctttttcttcactttctgtaaaggtataacacaaacttcatcaattttggtcatgttttgatttggaattgaatgtgcagtgttcccaatacattgatattatggaattaaaagctattctaaggattttgagcattattcactttttttaaacacactgctattattctgaacacaactgtatgtctTAGTGCTGATGATAATAATATGCCATTGGCGTTAACTGTGTATGTACGCTGTAAATCCTGTTGAGGTACAGATGGATTTATTGTGCACACTTAATGCACAGCACCAGGTAAAGGCAGGTTAAGTGTTAGGGTTTTCTGTGGGTGGAGTTGCCTGTCATATAGTTTCTTGTATATTGTGAGGACTTTGACTCTCAGCTGTCTCCATCTGGTCTGACTGCTATTCTGCGTATTGTGCCATAAAGATTAGAACAAGCCAGGAACTGACAGGAAAGCAAGGTCACTAACTGGAAAGGCAGGCTTTGCAGATAATGAATCATGTATGCTGGTCAGGACCTCCCTGATAAGAGAGTGAATGCACTCCAATGAGAGCATGTCAAATCAAAGCTGAAACTTTTTTTCTGAGGACACTTTAAATCTATCCCAGTCCTGGATAAAAGTTAGTTTGCTCAGTTACATCAAAGTCCCAGTTTTACAGATCAGTACTtatattttagttattttgagTTCAGTGGCGGTTTTAACCTGAAACCGACCTACAAACAAATGAATTATTCAACACTCACAAGTCAGGTCCAACCAATCCAcacactaaacaacagttgatAACATCACACATAAAGTCTGATCCAAGAATGTCACCTGCACAGACAGTTCATTTCCTTGTTGTGTTCATTTAGTATCTCACTTTACATTCTGtttaacacaaataaaaacctGTGTTCTTCTTTAATGTTTATTCATAGCTGTTCTTCGTCCCTGCTTGGCATGTTATCTTTTAGTCATTacgtctctctttgtgtgtttgtgcagacaTCCCGAAAACTGTGGACCAGCCTGTGTGGAAACACACTGTTCTTCTTCAATGACATGAGAGACACTGGTGTAAGTTATCTCAAAGATTTGGGTTAATACGAGCCAGATATTTGGATGATTATTGATCAAAACCTTTCCTGATGAAGCCAACAGGAATTATATGTCATTccatgtgtctttgtgtgttcatCAGTACATAGAGAAAGTGGAGCTCAGTGGATTTATCTCAATAACGGACGACGGCAGCCAGGATCGTAACTTGGATGCAGCCAGATTCATCCTCCAGATGAAGGATATAAATGTCAAATTCACTGTGAGGAAATTAACCTAAGTTATGTAAAGCATCCTCATTTTTTCAGAGCAATGcctcattttacagtttttctctccTCCGTTGTGTCTACAGGCTTCTAACGCAGAGTCTCGGGAGCTGTGGAAGGGCTATATCCAATCTGTGGCTGAGGTCAGTGGTGTATAACATTTAGTTCGCTTTATAGAAAGAAcaataacagtttttttttaatgatttaaatTTAAGATGACCAATGTTTTGTAGTTAACATCAGGCCCTCATTTGCACAGATGATTTAAAGCAGAAACTGTGTCTCCTTGCAGTTGTCGGTACCATCCTCCCTCACCCTGCTACCAGGACAGATCCACATGCTGAAAGAGGCAgtagaaaaggaaaaggaaagaaaaagaaatgttgctCAACCTGCTGTACTCAACCACTGTGCTTACATCAGCTTCCAAGCAGACATGCCAGCGTGAGTATCAACAAGACTATTTAGTATTGAAACTCATGCTCAAGTAAAATACCGGTTATTCATAATGTGGCCAATAGAAAGGGCTGAAACCATGATGCACATGACCAAAACTCATGTTAAAGAAGAGCATTTTGGAGCCCATTAAAAACGTCTTgagtattattatcattatttaaaggtcccatggcatgaaaatgtcactttatgaggtttttaaacattaatatgagttcccccagcttgcctatggtcccccaatGGCttgaaatggcgataggtgtaaaccgagccctgggtatcctgctctgcctttgagaaaatgaaagctcagatgggccgatctggaatcttacTCCttataaggagcaaggttacctcccctttctctgctttgcccgcccagataatttggcccacccatgagaaagagagaggcatcatggctttcaaacgagcaaagtggcagttggtcaaggccacactcccactctccaccttgcccccccctttTACCACTGCAAAATAGGTAAAGGGCTACAGTATAAACAGAATCCAGGACTAAACAGGCATTATGTATCGGCCTTGAAGCATTCTGGTAAATAGCAATGGAATATCTAAATTCAGCTTAGAATCTTATCTGTTTTCATAGCAATAGCAATGCTGTGCAGGGAAAACTCATATTTGGTGATTTCTTTTTAggttttcagaaaaaaactgaaggattaaatgctattttatgtgttcagaaaaaaaaaggtgacaaagtatttatttcattaGGACTTTGCTGATGATGCAGATGTGGTGTCTGCTTAGCTCAGTCATTGCTACCTTGACTCTCAGACAAGACTTTGTGCATTTTAATCCACCCTTTCTCCTATATACAAACTCTGTGTCACTACTAAAAATCAGTTTGAGATGAGTGATGGCTGAAGTTTTTCCTTTTGTCTAATGTCGGTGTTTTGTGACGTCCTGCAGTTGTTACCACCATGTGTCCCGTCTGGAGGCAGAGCTGCTGCTTGAGAAAGAGGCCAAGAGGGGAAACCTCCTGCTGAGGCCCGGGAGTAACGGAACCTCCCTCGCTGTCAGCACCAGACAGGACCTTGAAGGGTACACACACCCaaagcataaacacacacacacacacacacacacacacacacacacacatacactcccaCACAGATCTAATACATAGGTGAACATACATATCAGACAATTGGACACATATTAAAACACAACTTCTGTATCTTCATTTAATGCAGGACTCAAAAGTTCTACTTCTAGAAGAGAATATAACAAATAATCAAATGACAGTTTTAACACACTgaatctgtgtgaatgtgttgttGCATGTTGTCATCTTGTACAATTTATAATCTGTTTGTTCATTTGGTTACACtatacttgaaggtatctacataagagtgacatggcactgtcatgaacgtgtcataaacattataaacaagtcgtAAACgcttatgacataacgcttcttttagtagtCAAATGtaacaagttatggttagagttagggttagggttcatgtgtcatgacagtgtcatgtgttcatggcagtgtcatgtgttcatgtcagtgtcatgtcactcttatgtagataccttcaagtaaagtgttactgttCATTTGATCTGTGTCCTGATTGCATGCCTTTCTCTTCCTGCATCAGCTCTGTGTTCAGACACTACCGTGTGACTCGTAAACATAAAGGGGGCTTCGCCATTGACGTGGACAATCCTGTGAGTATTAGAAATCATGCTCAAGTTactttgtactgtatatgccaCAGATAAAGGTCTGAAGGCTGGTCTTTGTTAGGCAGGTAAACCTATTAGTAATAAAAcaggaatctttttttttttttttttacaagatatatttttatggctttttccttttaacagctgaagagagacaggaaaggggggggtgacatgcagcaaagggcttgggtcggatttgaacccaggcCCCGCT from the Sander vitreus isolate 19-12246 chromosome 9, sanVit1, whole genome shotgun sequence genome contains:
- the LOC144523639 gene encoding signal-transducing adaptor protein 1-like, which gives rise to MAMRTARQRSQLPTCYYEGYLEKRSFEDKTSRKLWTSLCGNTLFFFNDMRDTGYIEKVELSGFISITDDGSQDRNLDAARFILQMKDINVKFTASNAESRELWKGYIQSVAELSVPSSLTLLPGQIHMLKEAVEKEKERKRNVAQPAVLNHCAYISFQADMPACYHHVSRLEAELLLEKEAKRGNLLLRPGSNGTSLAVSTRQDLEGSVFRHYRVTRKHKGGFAIDVDNPVPCATLHDVINYLVEKTDRVLIPLIIEEAYEKNITFIRTDDNGEMSVQCASSNLIPPSLPSKQVAPRVPTPKPAPAPTEENNLYQNEEREEKDKETEDSSAVPVAQPETNKLKKAVIPPTPIPRKLPFSTSPPSTTTTTQAVCTSTNQSLDGRMRNPKDPLGQTISELKLKFGQKARC